The Shewanella algae DNA segment GCTGGTCGTAGTCCGGATTGGAGTCTGCAACTCGACTCCATGAAGTCGGAATCGCTAGTAATCGTGGATCAGAATGCCACGGTGAATACGTTCCCGGGCCTTGTACACACCGCCCGTCACACCATGGGAGTGGGCTGCACCAGAAGTAGATAGCTTAACCTTCGGGAGGGCGTTTACCACGGTGTGGTTCATGACTGGGGTGAAGTCGTAACAAGGTAGCCCTAGGGGAACCTGGGGCTGGATCACCTCCTTACCTAAGCGATAATTGGTGCTTTTGAGTGTTCACACAGATTGCTTGTTCATAGAGCAGGCCGTTGACCCTGGTAGGTCAATGAGTTCTTTAACAATTTGGAAAGCTGATAGTAGACATCAAAACCTCTCTTCGGAGTTGGATTTGATGCATACAAATTGAGTTCTCAAACACTTCAATCAAGTGTTTTGGAAATTCTTCAAGGCGAGTCCACTTCCTTAACCCGGAAGTGAGACAAGTAAACCTAAGCTGGTTGCAATACAGTCCGATGAAAACTCATCCGGGTTGTATGGTTAAGCGACCAAGCGTATACGGTGGATGCCTTGGCAGTCAGAGGCGATGAAGGACGTAGTAACTTGCGAAAAGCGTTGGTGAGCTAGTAACAAGCATTTGAGCCAGCGATGTCCGAATGGGGAAACCCGGCAGCATAAGCTGTCATCAATACGTGAATACATAGCGTATTGAGGCGAACGAGGGGAACTGAAACATCTAAGTACCCTCAGGAAAAGAAATCAACCGAGATTCCCCAAGTAGCGGCGAGCGAACGGGGATTAGCCCTTAAGTCTTTGGGGTGTTAGTGGAATGTGCTGGAAAGCACAGCGGCACAGGGTGATAGCCCCGTACATGTAAACTAACCAGAGATGAAATCGAGTAAGGCGGCACACGTGATATGTTGTCTGAATATGGGGGGACCATCCTCCAAGGCTAAATACTCCTGACTGACCGATAGTGAACCAGTACCGTGAGGGAAAGGCGAAAAGAACCCCTGTGAGGGGAGTGAAATAGAACCTGAAACCGTATACGTACAAGCAGTGGAAGCGGTTCTTGAGACCGTGACTGCGTACCTTTTGTATAATGGGTCAGCGACTTACATTTAGTAGCGAGGTTAAGCGAATAGCGGAGCCGTAGGGAAACCGAGTGTTAACTGCGCGTATAGTTGCTAGGTGTAGACCCGAAACCCGGTGATCTAGCCATGGGCAGGTTGAAGGTTGAGTAACATCAACTGGAGGACCGAACCGACTAATGTTGAAAAATTAGCGGATGACTTGTGGCTGGGGGTGAAAGGCCAATCAAACCGGGAGATATCTGGTTCTCCTCGAAAGCTATTTAGGTAGCGCCTCGGACGAACACCTTTGGGGGTAGAGCACTGTTAAGGCTAGGGGGTCATCCCGACTTACCAACCCTTTGCAAACTCCGAATACCAAAGAGTGCTATCCGGGAGACAGACGGCGGGTGCTAACGTCCGTCGTCAAAAGGGAAACAACCCAGACCGTCAGCTAAGGTCCCAAAGTAATTGCTAAGTGGGAAACGATGTGGGAAGGCTTAGACAGCTAGGATGTTGGCTTAGAAGCAGCCATCATTTAAAGAAAGCGTAATAGCTCACTAGTCGAGTCGGCCTGCGCGGAAGATGTAACGGGGCTAAGCAATTCACCGAAGCTACGGGTACTGATGCTTGCATCAGTGCGGTAGAGGAGCGTTCTGTAAGCCGTTGAAGGCGAAGGGGTAACCCACGCTGGAGGTATCAGAAGTGCGAATGCTGACATGAGTAACGATAAAGGGGGTGAAAAACCCCCTCGCCGAAAGACCAAGGGTTCCTGTCCAACGTTAATCGGGGCAGGGTGAGTCGACCCCTAAGGCGAGGCTGAAAGGCGTAGTCGATGGGAAACGGGTTAATATTCCCGTACTTCTGCTAACTGCGATGGAGAGACGGAGAAGGCTAGGCCGGCGCGGCGTTGGTAGTCCGCGTTTAAGGTAGTAGGTGGTGTGCTTAGGCAAATCCGGGCACACATACACTGAGAGCTGACGACGAGTCCCTAAGGGGATGAAGTGGTTGATGCCATGCTTCCAGGAAAATCTTCTAAGCTTCAGGTTAGCAGGAATCGTACCCCAAACCGACACAGGTGGTCGGGTAGAGAATACCAAGGCGCTTGAGAGAACTCGGCTGAAGGAACTAGGCAAAATGGTACCGTAACTTCGGGAGAAGGTACGCTCCTGTTGGTGATGAGACTTGCTCTCTGAGCTGACGGGAGTCGCAGATACCAGGTGGCTGCAACTGTTTATCAAAAACACAGCACTGTGCAAAATCGCAAGATGACGTATACGGTGTGACGCCTGCCCGGTGCCGGAAGGTTAATTGATTGGGTTATCTTCGGAGAAGCTCATGATCGAAGCCCCGGTAAACGGCGGCCGTAACTATAACGGTCCTAAGGTAGCGAAATTCCTTGTCGGGTAAGTTCCGACCTGCACGAATGGCGTAATGATGGCCACGCTGTCTCCAGCCGAGACTCAGTGAAGTTGAAATTGCGGTGAAGATGCCGTATACCCGCGGCTAGACGGAAAGACCCCGTGAACCTTTACTATAGCTTGGCACTGAACATTGACCCTACATGTGTAGGATAGGTGGGAGACTATGAAGATGAGACGCCAGTCTTGTTGGAGTCAACCTTGAAATACCACCCTTGTAGTGTTGATGTTCTAACCTGGGCCCCTAATCGGGGTTAGGGACAGTGCCTGGTGGGTAGTTTGACTGGGGCGGTCTCCTCCCAAAGAGTAACGGAGGAGCACGAAGGTTGGCTAAGTACGGTCGGACATCGTACGGTTAGTGTAATGGCATAAGCCAGCTTAACTGCGAGACAGACACGTCGAGCAGGTGCGAAAGCAGGTCATAGTGATCCGGTGGTTCTGAATGGAAGGGCCATCGCTCAACGGATAAAAGGTACTCCGGGGATAACAGGCTGATACCGCCCAAGAGTTCATATCGACGGCGGTGTTTGGCACCTCGATGTCGGCTCATCACATCCTGGGGCTGAAGTCGGTCCCAAGGGTATGGCTGTTCGCCATTTAAAGTGGTACGCGAGCTGGGTTCAGAACGTCGTGAGACAGTTCGGTCCCTATCTGCCGTGGGCGTTGGATGATTGAGGGGAGCTGCTCCTAGTACGAGAGGACCGGAGTGGACGAACCGCTGGTGTTCGGGTTGTCATGCCAATGGCATTGCCCGGTAGCTACGTTCGGAATCGATAACCGCTGAAAGCATCTAAGCGGGAAGCGAGCCCCAAGATGAGTCATCCCTAGGGCCTGGAGCCCTCTGAAGAGCCGTTCGAGACCAGGACGTTGATAGGCAGGGTGTGTAAGCGTTGCGAGGCGTTGAGCTAACCTGTACTAATGACTCGAGAGGCTTAACCATACAACCCAGATGGGTTTTACGGACTTGAAGAAGTTGATACTTGATTGAAGTTTGAACTCAGGCTCTGAAAAGAGCACAGCCAAGAATACCGGTCGCTTAGCTCAGCCGGGAGAGCACCTCCCTTACAAGGAGGGGGTCACTGGTTCGATCCCAGTAGCGACCACCATATTTCAAAGCAACAGCTTTCCAAATTCTCAAATATGTCTGGTGACAATAGCATTGTGGTCCCACCTGATCCCATCCCGAACTCAGAAGTGAAACGCAATCGCGCCGATGGTAGTGTGGGGTCTCCCCATGTGAGAGTAGGTCATCGCCAGACGCCCAATTTTAGTAGTGCGCCAAGGCGTGATACTAAAGGAGCGGTAGTTCAGTTGGTTAGAATACCGGCCTGTCACGCCGGGGGTCGCGGGTTCGAGTCCCGTCCGCTCCGCCAACTTAAAGAGAAAGCCTCATCGAAAGATGAGGCTTTTTTCGTTTTTATCCACAGACTTTTTATCCAGAACTGCGTTGAACTTTACCCCGCGACAAATCGACTTCTGCCCCTGCAAACTAACGTGCGTACAACTCTCGAAACTGCGTGTCATGCTGGTTTTCCACTCTCCCTGTTTCTCCCTTTCTTGTGTCTTCCAAGCCGTGCTTGCTATTCATCCAGTGGTTACTTAACGTATATGCAGTTTTTGCCAAAGGGATCTTTGAATGAAGTTAGAGATGATTTGTACCGGAGAGGAGGTGTTGTCCGGTCAGATAGTAGATACCAATGCCGCCTGGTTTGCCAATGTGATGATGGAGCATGGGATTGAGGTGCAGCGCAGGGTCACAGTGGGGGATAGACTCGAAGATCTGATAGCCGTATTTCAGGAGCGTAGTCTCCATGCCGATATCATTCTGGTTAATGGTGGTTTGGGGCCAACCAGCGACGATCTCTCGGCCGAAGCTATGGCCAAGGCCAAGGGTGAGCCTCTGGTTGAGAACGCCGAATGGCGTGCCAAGATGGAGGCCTGGTTCAGCCGTAACAACAGAGAGATGCCGGCCAGTAATCTGAAACAGGCTTTACTGCCTGAGTCTGCCGTCATGGTGGATAATCCGGTTGGCACGGCCTGTGGCTTTAGAGTCAAACTCAATCGTGCTTGGCTCTACTTCACTCCAGGGGTGCCATTTGAGCTGAAACATATGGTTCAGGAGCAGTTTCTACCCTTTATCAAACAGGAGTTCGGCCTGGATGCAAAAGTCGCATTGAACAAGCTGTTGACCCTGGGCCATGGCGAATCGACGCTGGCCGATAAGCTGGAAGCATTGGAGTTGCCAGCAGGGATCACCATAGGTTATCGCTCCTCTATGCCACATATAGAGATCAAGTTGTTTGCCCGCGGTGATAAGGCCATTGCTCTGTTACCCCGAGTCACCAATCATGTACGACAGGTTTTGGGTACTGCGGTTGTTGCCGAAAATCGCGCGACACTGGCGGAAGAGATCCATCACAGGTTGTTGAATTCAGGCCTTAGTCTTAGTCTGGCCGAGTCCTGTACCGGAGGTATGTTGACCAGCCAATTGGTGGCTTTTCCTGGCAGTTCTTCCTATTTGCATCAGGGGTTGGTGACCTACAGCAATGAGAGCAAGGTGCGTATTCTTGGGGTTCAACCTTCAACACTGGATGACCATGGCGCTGTGTCGATTGCCACCGTTGAGGAGATGGCGATGGGGGCTAGGGCGATACTGGATAGCGACTATGCTCTGGCCACCAGTGGTATTGCCGGTCCTGATGGTGGCACAGAGGAGAAGCCTGTCGGTACTGTCGCCATAGCCTTGGCAACCAAGGGAGGTTGTTACAGCCAGATGATTCAGCTGCCAAGACGTTCTCGAGAGCTGGTTCGCAGTCTTAGCAGCGCAGTAGCCTATGACATGCTGCGCCGCGAGTTGCTGGGCGAGGCGGTTATTGTTGACTACTCCTCTATTGGTCGATTTGCCAAATAGTCAAAGGCAGTAATAGGTTAAACCAGTAATAGGTTAAATAAAAAGACGCAGCCAAGGCTGCGTCTTTTTTGTGCTCTGAATATCGATTATTTAAACTCCAGCACCAGCTTGCCTGGTTTAACCTGAAGGCTCTTGGTCATATCGGCCAGCCTCGCTTGGTTGCTGTCCTGGGGGTCCAGAACATAAACCGGCTGACTTTCGAGGAAGTTGCGGATGAAGCCCATCAACTGTGGGGCAATACCTTGCAAAGCCCGCTGAATATCCTTGGGATTGGACTCGACAGAGGTCAACTCCAGACCACGGAGATAGACGCCATGGGTTTGGTTGTCATACCAAGGCTTGGCCTCAAACTCTGTTGTCAGGCTGGCACGCAGGGGAAACAGCGGCGTTCTGAGTATCAGTTCCGAGGTGGCTTTCACCGCCATGGTATCCGGCTTGTGCCCCAATTTGACTGTTACCCGATTCAACTGGATCTCTGTTGCCAGTGGCCCCTGGGTGTCTTGCATATCCAGTTGCAGCTCTTTATTCAGATAGGATTCCAGCTGTCCTTCGCTGATGCTGTATTGGCTGACACAGCCGCCCAACATCAGCATCAACCACAGAGACAGCAGTAGGGGCAGCCTCATCCTGTATTCCTCATGCCCGCCGCGACACCGGCTATGGTCAGCATCAGCGCCAGTTGCAATTGTTCCGAAGTTTCCTGTTCCTTGCGACTTCGGGCCAACAACTCGGCCTGCAGGAAGTTGAGCGGGTCGATATAGGGGTTTCGAAGCCGCACCGATTCCCTGTTCCAGGGAGTATGCGACATCAGGCTGTCAGAGCGGGTCAGTTCGAGTACCGCCTGGATCCCCTGTTGCAGCCTCTCCCTGAGAGCTTCACCCAAATGACGCAGGTCTTCAGGCACCAGGCAGGTGTCGTAATAGCGGGCGAGGTTGGGTTCTGCCTTGGCATACACCATTTCCAGCATGGAGATACGGGTGTTGAAGAAGGGCCACTGACGTTCCATCTCCTGTAGCAGAGAAAGCTCTCCTCGTTTGGCCGCGGCTTCTAGCGCCTCACCGGCACCGAGCCAGGCCGGCAGCATCAAACGGTTCTGTGACCAGGCAAATATCCAGGGAATGGCGCGCAGGCTTTCGATACCTCCATCCACCCGGCGTTTGGCCGGTCGACTGCCGAGTGGCAGCTTACCCAGCTCCACTTCAGGCGTTGCGGCTCTGAAATAGGCAACAAAGTCAGCTTCTTCCCTGACTATGCTGCGGTAGGCCAGTACAGATTCATCGGCCAGTCGCTGCATGCATTGCCGCCATTCCTGTTTAGGCTCGGGAGGCGGAAGCAAAGTGGCTTCCATCACCGCTGAGGTGTAAAGCGCCAGTGACTGCACTGCCAACTTAGGGAGACCGAACTTGAAGCGGATCATCTCTCCCTGCTCTGTCACCCGGATCCGTCCGTCAACTGAGCCCGGAGGCTGTGACAGAATCGCCTGGTGAGCCGGGCCGCCGCCACGACCGATAGTACCGCCACGGCCGTGGAATAGGGTCAGTTTGACGCCAGCCTTCTTGCATACCGCAACTAGTTGTTCTTGCGCCCGATATTGTGCCCAGGCCGCGGCCATGACTCCGGCATCCTTGGCCGAATCCGAATAGCCAATCATCACTTCCTGCATGCCTTTGGTGTAACCCAGATACCAATCGATATCGAGCAGGGCAGAGATGCAATCGGCGGCATT contains these protein-coding regions:
- a CDS encoding CinA family nicotinamide mononucleotide deamidase-related protein, whose translation is MKLEMICTGEEVLSGQIVDTNAAWFANVMMEHGIEVQRRVTVGDRLEDLIAVFQERSLHADIILVNGGLGPTSDDLSAEAMAKAKGEPLVENAEWRAKMEAWFSRNNREMPASNLKQALLPESAVMVDNPVGTACGFRVKLNRAWLYFTPGVPFELKHMVQEQFLPFIKQEFGLDAKVALNKLLTLGHGESTLADKLEALELPAGITIGYRSSMPHIEIKLFARGDKAIALLPRVTNHVRQVLGTAVVAENRATLAEEIHHRLLNSGLSLSLAESCTGGMLTSQLVAFPGSSSYLHQGLVTYSNESKVRILGVQPSTLDDHGAVSIATVEEMAMGARAILDSDYALATSGIAGPDGGTEEKPVGTVAIALATKGGCYSQMIQLPRRSRELVRSLSSAVAYDMLRRELLGEAVIVDYSSIGRFAK
- a CDS encoding DUF1439 domain-containing protein, encoding MRLPLLLSLWLMLMLGGCVSQYSISEGQLESYLNKELQLDMQDTQGPLATEIQLNRVTVKLGHKPDTMAVKATSELILRTPLFPLRASLTTEFEAKPWYDNQTHGVYLRGLELTSVESNPKDIQRALQGIAPQLMGFIRNFLESQPVYVLDPQDSNQARLADMTKSLQVKPGKLVLEFK